One part of the Rutidosis leptorrhynchoides isolate AG116_Rl617_1_P2 chromosome 1, CSIRO_AGI_Rlap_v1, whole genome shotgun sequence genome encodes these proteins:
- the LOC139889614 gene encoding uncharacterized mitochondrial protein AtMg00810-like, translating to MSNCKPCSTPVDTLSKLGPNGPPITDPTLYRSLAGALQYLTFTRPDITYAVQQLCLSMHDPREPHFNALKRVLRYVLRTIDNGLQIFPSSTTKLSAYYDAYRGGIQATVSRSSTEAEYRAVANAVAETCWIRNLLCELHSPLSHATFVYCDNATKQATITAAITAVAVP from the exons ATGTCAAATTGTAAGCCGTGTTCTACCCCAGTTGATACTCTGTCCAAACTTGGACCTAATGGACCTCCGATCACGGATCCCACATTATACCGCAGTTTAGCAGGTGCTCTTCAGTACTTGACTTTTACCCGACCAGACATTACATACGCGGTTCAACAATTGTGTTTATCCATGCATGACCCACGGGAACCTCATTTTAATGCACTTAAACGCGTGTTGCGTTATGTTCTTAGGACTATTGATAATGGGCTTCAGATTTTTCCATCGTCTACCACGAAACTCTCAGCTTACTATGATGCATACAGGGGGGGGAT ACAAGCAACCGTCTCCCGCTCCAGTACCGAAGCTGAATATCGTGCGGTTGCTAATGCAGTTGCTGAAACATGTTGGATACGCAACTTACTTTGCGAGCTTCACTCACCGCTTTCTCATGCTACTTTTGTATACTGTGATAAT GCCACAAAACAAGCCACAATTACAGCGGCCATTACTGCTGTTGCAGTCCCTTGA